The DNA window TCAGGCTTTCTACTTGACCCGTACCACCAATTGAAAGACGGATATCACCATCTTCCCAAACACTATCACTCAGGCCATCACTTTCCTGCCCCAATACCAAAACCATTTTTTCAGGCAGCCTGGCTTCTGTCAGCTTGGTACTTCCTTTATGGCTTGAAGTAGTTACGATGGTGTAGCCTGCATCACGGAATTGACTCAGTGTGATTGTAAGATCATTAACCTCAATACCTTTAATGTGCTCAGCTCCCCCCTCAGCAGTACGGACTGCCGCACCGGATTCCAGCATCGCTGTATCGTGCAATATCATACCCTGTATGCCAAAATGGGCACAGCTACGCATAATTGCACCGAGATTATGCGGGTTACCCACACTTTCCAATGCCAGAACACAGTCTTTCGCTGGAGCTTGCTGTAAATAAGTTTCGGCTTCCAAACCATTACGCTTTTTGATCAGGAAACAGACACCACCATGATGCTCCGTTCCTGATGCTTTGCTCAATTCTTCATCGTCGACCACATGATAAGCCTTGCGATTTGCCGCCATCCATTTCAGAGCGTCACGGAAGCGGGGAGTTACCGACTGGACAAACCATGCCCTGACAATAGCTTCTGGACGATTTTGGAACATTGCCTGACAAGCATTTTCACCATAGATCCGGGTTTCTTCCAACCGTTGACGGCGAAGCTGTTCAGGGTCGATCTGACTTCTACCGCTAATGCCGCCATGATCAGGTTTTGATTCTTCCCCTACCGGACGGGAAACCGTTCTCCAGGGAGAATGATCCTTTGAACGCTGAGGGCGTTCATTGTCACGTCGTCTGCCTCCTTGTTCACGTCCTTTACCAGACTGACGGTTATTGCTGTTACGACGATCGTTATTATTACGACTGTCACTCTTGTCCTCACTACGGACATACATCACTTTGACTTTGCCACTTTTACCACTATAGGAATCGTTCATTTATTTCTCCAACTTCGCTATGGCGCGAAGATTACCCGATGTTCGCGCCCGAAGCTACCTCTGGCAACGACAATCCATTAAAATATCCGCCAATTTTCTACTGGTTTTATTCATGAACATTTTTGAGTTCTTAAATGAGAAATAACAACGCCGTTTATCAGCTTCGCCAACATCGCCTTGCCCGCTCTACCCGTCCTTTTCAAGCAAGAGGCTGCCGAGTTCAGCGTTGCACTTATTGTTTATTGCCCCAAAAAAGATGCCTGTGTGAAAAAATCTCACCCGTAAAAGCGGCCAGCCGCTTTTGCCTCATCATGTTTGATACTGAACCTATGAAGCCTAGCAATACAGGTAAGCTCATTGCAGATGTTCTACCTGATACTGATGCTTTTCTCTGGTCAAGAACCGAGCCTGATCAACGCATGCTTGAAATACTGCGTGATCCAACGCGACAACCTTATCTGATTTTTCCGGAAAGTTACGCCACACCACCTCGTACTGTGTATCAACAACTGCCAGATAATCAGAAAGCACCACTGTTTATTATATTGGATGGTACTTGGCCTGAAGCAAGAAAAATGTTTCGCAAAAGTCCATACTTGGATGATATTCCTCTATTATCAATCAACAGTATTGCTAAAATGGATTATTTACTCCGAATGCCATCAAGAAAAGAGCAGCATTGTACTGCGGAAGTTGCCGCCGCCGCTCTGGAGCTGGCTAATGATTTTGAGGCTTCTCAACAATTACTCACCCATTTCAATCAATTTCGTGAACAATATCTGGCAGGAAAATCGAATCATCCGGCGGAGTAAGTCACAGTAATTCTTGCCAATCACAGCTAAAGTTATTCATAAAAATGGTTCAATTAAAGGTGATTGTTTATTGAAGTAATTATTTATTCAATGACAGTTAATAAGGAGATGAAAAATGAGCCAGCGTGGACTTGAAGCATTGTTACATCCCAAATCTATTGCCGTTATTGGGGCATCTGAAAAACCCGAAAAAGCCAGCTCAACATTGATGCGGAATTTGTTAACTGGAAACTTTAAGGGACCGATTCTTCCTGTCACGCCTAATAAAAGCGCTGTTCTCGGTGTGCTGGCTTATCCTTCTATCGATAAATTACCATTAACGCCCGATCTGGCTGTCATATGTACTCACCACAGCCGCAATTTGCCGTTATTGGAACAATTGACCAGACTGGGCTGTAAAACTGTTATCATTCTTTCATCACCAGTATCACAGTTTGCTGAACTAAAACAATATAGCCAAAAATATCATATCCGGATCCTTGGCCCTAATAGCCTCGGCATTTTGGCTCCATGGATCGGATTGAACGCCAGTTTCTCGCCTATTCCTATTCTCAAGGGAAAGCTGGCATTTATTTCACAATCAGCAGCAATATCCAATACGATTCTGGACTGGGCGAACCATCGCAATATTGGTTTTTCATATTTCATTGCATTGGGTGATAGTGTTGATATTGATATTGATGATCTGCTCGACTTTTTAGCGCGGGATGGTAAAACCAGCGCGATTCTACTGCACCTTGAGCACATTAACGATGCTCGACGGTTTCTGTCTGCTTCACGAAGTGCATCACGCAATAAACCCATTCTGGTTGTAAAAAGCAGCCGTACCCGTAAAGCTCAACAATTACTAGGAGAACAGCAGAATTTCGATGTAGCCTATGACGCAGCAATCCAACGGGCAGGGTTACTGCGTGTACAGGATACACATGAAATGTTTTCTGCCGTGGAGACGTTAAGCTTTATGCGTCCGTTACGTGGAGAACGCCTGCTAATTGTCAGTAATGGAGCCGCACCTGCTGCTATGGCGCTGGATGAACTCCTCAGGAGAACCGGTAAACTAGCGGTTCTGGAGGACGAAACAATTGTTAAATTATCTGGTGTACTGCCTGAAGCACAGACTTTACGCAACCCTCTGGATCTGGGAGACAGTTCATCAACCGAACAATATATCGCTGCCCTGAAACTACTGTTAGATAGCCGTAGCTATGATGCCTTACTGTTGATTCATTCTCCCTGTGCCATTTCCCATAGCATGCAGACAGCAGTTAACGTCATTAAGGCTGTTAAAGAGCATCCTCGTGGAAAATGGCTCACAATCTTTACTAATTGGTGTGGTGAATATTCTTCATTAGAAGCGAGGCGGTTATTCAGTGAAGCGGGTATCCCAACCTACCGTACACCAGAAGGCGCAGTGACAGCTTTTATGCATATGGTGGAATATCAACGTAACCAGAAACAACTCAAAGAAACCCCTGCCCTGCCAATAGGTATCACATCAGATACTGCACACGCCCACGATTGCATCCAGCAAGCCCTTAATAGTGGCAATACTCAGCTGGATACCCATGAAGTACAGTCTATTCTTGAAGCCTACGGCCTAAATACTTTACCTACATGGATTGCTCACTCCAGTGATGATGCAGTCAATATTGCGGAAAAAATTGGCTATCCCGTAGCACTGAAATTGCGTTCTCCCGATATTCCTCACAAATCAGAAGTTCAAGGGGTCATGCTCTATCTGCGTAATGCCGGAGAAGTTAAAACAGCAACTCAGGCCATTATTGAACGTGTGAAACAGAATTTTCCACAAGCCAGAATTTATGGTCTATTGGTACAAAACATGGCAAACCGAGCTGGTGCGCAAGAGTTGAGAGTTGCCATTGAACAAGATGAGATATTTGGCCCTTTAATTATGCTTGGAGAAGGTGGCATAGATTGGGTTAATGAAACTCAGGCTGCCGTCGCCCTACCGCCTCTCAATATGGCATTGGCTCGTTATTTGGTCATTCAGGCTATTAAAGGAGGTAAAATAAAATCTGGCGGTTCACTGCAACCATTGGATATCCCTGCTCTAAGTCAATTATTAGTTAGGGTATCCAACTTACTGATCGATTGCCCCCAAATCACTCGTATGCATATCCATCCGTTATTGGCATCAGGCAGTGAATTCACACTACTGGATGTAACAATGGAGTTAACACCCATCACTGATGATCACCGAAATCGACTGGCAATTCGCCCTTATCCCAATGAACTGGAAGAAACCATTTATATCAGAGATGATTTTGCATGTTTACTGCGCCCAATTCTGCCGGAAGATGAACCGTTACTAAAAGAATTTATCGAACAGGTAACGAAAGAAGATCTTTATTATCGCTATTTTAGTGAGATCAGTGAATTCACTCACGATGACCTCGCCAATATGACCCAAATTGATTATGACCGTGAAATGGCGTTTGTTGCGATACGCCATCCAACAACCAAACCGGAAATTATTGGTGTCGCCCGTGCTATGGCTGATCCGGATAATATCGAAGCAGAATTTGCTGTGTTAGTGCGATCAGATTTGAAAGGGATTACGTTAGGATATCAGCTCATGACCAAATTAATTCACTACACGAAAGAACATGGCATTCAGGTATTAACCGCTATCACTATGCCAGAAAATCGTAATATGATCCGACTTGCCAAAAAACTGGGCTTTGCCATTGATATCCAATTAGAAGAGGGAATTGTCAATCTTGTCTTAAAACTTTAGTCGCCAGAACCTTAAGGTAAATAAGAATAGCGAAAGACAGGCTCAAACCGACTCCTTACTTCGTGATGGATCGCACAGACTTAAAGCAATCAGCAATAGAAAGTTAATTCATACTCACAATTAACCGAACTAATGGTATTATCGCCGGATCATTTTGATTCATAACATTACGATGGAACGCCAACCATCAAACTAAGAGAAAAATCGCACTGTGATGTTGTCCAAATTTAAACAAGCAAAACACCAACAACACCTTGCACAACTGCCTAAATTACCGCAGTCAGTTGCTGACATTGAAACCCTTTATCAGTCTAAAGAGTTTCGCAGCACCTTACTGGAACGCATTGAAGGCGCTAAAAAGCATATTTATATCGTCGCATTATATTTAGAGCATGACGACGCTGGGCAAGATATTTTAACAGCACTGTATGAGGCCAAGCAAAAGCGGCCTGAACTGGATATCAAAATTCTGGTCGACTGGCATCGTGCCCAGCGCGGTCGTATTGGTGCTGGAGCCACTGTAACAAACGCAGATTGGTACTGTTCTATGGCTGAAAAATATCCTGACATTCATATCCCCACCCTTGGTATTCCTGTAAATACCCGTGAAGCGTTAGGCGTCTTGCACCTCAAAGGCTTTATCTTTGACGATACTGTTATTTATAGTGGTGCCAGCATTAATAACGTCTACTTACACCGCCACGAAAAATATCGCTACGATCGCTATCATCTACTGCACAACGCTAAACTTGCAGCTATCATGAAGCAGTTTATTGACGACAACATTATTTCTGCCGATGCAGTCAATAACTTGGCTTCCCGAGCTCGCCCTCGTAGCCTTGAAATTAAAAACTTTATCAGGCAATTCCGCACTTCCTTGCGTAGTGCTACATATCATGTCGAAAACCAGGCTTCAAATGACGAACTTGCAATAACACCACTCGTTGGATTGGGCAAAAAGAATTCTCTGAATAAGACAATCTGTCATCTGATCGCCAGTACAGAAAAGAAAGTAGTAATCTGTACTCCTTACTTCAACTTACCAGCAGTATTGGTTCGTTCTATTGCAAGATTGTTGCGGCAGGGGAAACAGGTCGAAATTATCATTGGTGATAAAACAGCCAATGATTTTTATATTCCACCGGAAGAGCCTTTTAAGATTATTGGTGCCTTGCCCTATCTGTATGAGATTAACTTACGCCGTTTCACCAATCGGCTACAACGTTTTATCGATAGCCAGCAATTAACTATCCGGTTATGGAAAGACGAAGATAATACCTATCATTTAAAGGGTGTCTGGGTTGATAACAAATGGCAATTGATTACAGGTAATAACCTCAATCCACGTGCATGGGGGCTTGATTTGGAAAATGCCATTCTCATTCATGATCCCCACCAGAAAATGCACACACAACGCTCTTTGGAACTAAATTGCATTCGTTCTCATACAAAAATCATCAATAATTATCAAGAGTTGGATAGTATACAACTTTATCCTGTCAAAGTTCGTAAATTAATACGTCGTTTACGCCGTATCCGTGTTGATAGGTTAATCAGCAGAATATTGTAAATAGATAAATAATTATCAAAATATTAATCCCTTCTTAATTAAAGAAGGGATTTTTGTATCTTATTTATCAAATCGCTATTATTTATTAAATTATAAACGATAGCGTAAATTACAATGAAAAAATCCATCACCAATAAAATCAAACATGTATTAATAACATTTTCTCTCTTATCCACTACTGCTTGTTCTAATATGCATCAGGCCAATGATACCTGGACAGGTAGAGACAAAGCCCAGCATTTTCTATTTTCTGCCGTAATAGCCGCCGCAGGAAACGCTTATGGTGATCACCAAAACTGGAAACATCGGGAAAGTGTGCAATTCGGCCTGTTACTGTCAATTAGTCTTGGTGCAGCAAAAGAATTTTATGATAGCCGTCCTGCTGGAACAGGGTGGAGTTGGCAAGACTTTGTTTACGATATAGCGGGAGCCATAACTGGTTATAGCTTGTATCAATCCTTGAAATAGTCTGATAATTATATTTATGAACTATCCTCTAAATTAAAAGAATATTTTTCTATTTTCATAACGCAAAAAAGCCATCCGTCACCGGATGGCTTTTCTGACTAAATCAATGTCTGGCAGTGCCCTACTCTCGCATGGGGAGACCCCACACTACCATCGGCGCGCCGGCGTTTCACTGCTGAGTTCGGCATGGGGTCAGGTGGGACCACCGCGCTATTGCCGCCAGACAAATCCTGTATTCAATCCTGAACAAGCTGATGACGCTATGTGTCTTTCTCTGAAACTGTTTTCGTCTCTTGGCCCCAAAACACCTTCGGTGTTGTCAGGTTAAGCCTCTCGGAGCATTAGTACCGGTTAGCTCAACGTATCGCTACGCTTACACACCCGGCCTATCCACGTCCTCGTCTCGAACGTTCCTTATGTGTCCTCTCTGGGACAAGGGAAGACTCATCTTAAGGCAAGTTTCCCGCTTAGATGCTTTCAGCGGTTATCTCTGCCGCACGTAGCTACCGGGCAATGCCATTGGCATGACAACCCGAACACCAGCGGTGCGTCCACTCCGGTCCTCTCGTACTAGGAGCAGCCCCTTTCAATCTTCCAGCGCCCACGGCAGATAGGGACCGAACTGTCTCACGACGTTCTAAACCCAGCTCGCGTACCACTTTAAACGGCGAACAGCCGTACCCTTGGGACCTACTTCAGCCCCAGGATGTGATGAGCCGACATCGAGGTGCCAAACACCGCCGTCGATATGAACTCTTGGGCGGTATCAGCCTGTTATCCCCGGAGTACCTTTTATCCGTTGAGCGATGGCCCTTCCATACAGAACCACCGGATCACTAAGACCTACTTTCGTACCTGCTCGCGCCGTCACGCTCGCAGTCAAGCTGGCTTATGCCTTTGCACTAACCTCACGATGTCCGACCGTGATTAGCCAACCTTCGTGCTCCTCCGTTACGCTTTGGGAGGAGACCGCCCCAGTCAAACTACCCACCAGACACTGTCCGCAACCCGGATAACGGGTCCACGTTAGAACATCAAACATTCAAGGGTGGTATTTCAAGGATGGCTCCATGCAGACTGGCGTCCACACTTCAAAGCCTCCCACCTATCCTACACATCAAGGCTCCATGTTCAGTGTCAAGCTATAGTAAAGGTTCACGGGGTCTTTCCGTCTTGCCGCGGGTACACTGCATCTTCACAGCGAGTTCAATTTCACTGAGTCTCGGGTGGAGACAGCCTGGCCATCATTACGCCATTCGTGCAGGTCGGAACTTACCCGACAAGGAATTTCGCTACCTTAGGACCGTTATAGTTACGGCCGCCGTTTACTGGGGCTTCGATCAGGAGCGTCGCGTTGCCGCTAACCCCATCAATTAACCTTCCAGCACCGGGCAGGCGTCACACCGTATACGTCCACTTTCGTGTTGGCACAGTGCTGTGTTTTTATTAAACAGTTGCAGCCAGCTGGTCTCTGCGACTGGCTTCAGCTCCGGGCGCACGGCCCTTCACCTAACGCCAGCGTGCCTTCTCCCGAAGTTACGGCACCATTTTGCCTAGTTCCTTCACCCGAGTTCTCTCAAGCGCCTGAGTATTCTCTACCTGACCACCTGTGTCGGTTTGGGGTACGATTCAATGTTACCTGATGCTTAGAGGCTTTTCCTGGAAGCAGGGCATCAACCACTTCACCACCGTAGTGGCTCGTTATCACGCCTCAGTGTTATGGATGACCGGATTTGCCAGGTCACCCCACCTACACGCTTCAACCGGGACATACCGTCGCCCGGCCGGCCTAGCCTTCTCCGTCCCCCCTTCGCAGTAACACCGAGTACAGGACTATTAACCTGTTTCCCATCGACTACGCCTTTCGGCCTCGCCTTAGGGGTCGACTCACCCTGCCCCGATTAACGTTGGACAGGAACCCTTGGTCTTCCGGCGAGCGGGTTTTTCACCCGCTTTATCGTTACTTATGTCAGCATTCGCACTTCTGATACCTCCAGCAGGCCTCACGACCCGCCTTCACCGGCTTACAGAACGCTCCCCTACCCAGCAATATATTCATATCGCTGCCGCAGCTTCGGTGCATGGTTTAGCCCCGTTACATCTTCCGCGCAGGCCGACTCGACCAGTGAGCTATTACGCTTTCTTTAAATGATGGCTGCTTCTAAGCCAACATCCTGGCTGTCTGAGCCTTCCCACTTCGTTTCCCACTTAACCATGACTTGGGGACCTTAGCTGGCGGTCTGGGTTGTTTCCCTCTCCACGACGGACGTTAGCACCCGCCGTGTGTCTCCCGTGATAACATTCTCCGGTATTCGCAGTTTGCATCGGGTTGGTAAGTCGGGATGACCCCCTAGCCGAAACAGTGCTCTACCCCCGGAGATGAATTCACGAGGCGCTACCTAAATAGCTTTCGGGGAGAACCAGCTATCTCCCGGTTTGATTGGCCTTTCACCCCCAGCCACAAGTCATCCGCTAATTTTTCAACATTAGTCGGTTCGGTCCTCCAGTTAGTGTTACCCAACCTTCAACCTGCCCATGGCTAGCTCACCGGGTTTCGGGTCTATACCCTGCAACTGAGCGCCCAGTTAAGACTCGGTTTCCCTGCGGCTCCCCTAAACGGTTAACCTTGCTACAGAATATAAGTCGCTGACCCATTATACAAAAGGTACGCAGTCACACCCCAAAGGGTGCTCCCACTGCTTGTACGTACACGGTTTCAGGTTCTCTTTCACTCCCCTCGCCGGGGTTCTTTTCGCCTTTCCCTCACGGTACTGGTTCACTATCGGTCAGTCAGGAGTATTTAGCCTTGGAGGATGGTCCCCCCATGTTCAGACAGGATACCACGTGTCCCGCCCTACTCTTCGAGCTCGCAACACCGGCGCCTTCGGATACGGGGCTGTCACCCTTTACTGCCGGCCTTTCCAGACCGTTCTCCTGGCGCTGATATTGTTGATGGCTCTGGGCTGCTCCCCGTTCGCTCGCCGCTACTGGGGGAATCTCGGTTGATTTCTTTTCCTCGGGGTACTGAGATGTTTCAGTTCCCCCGGTTCGCCTCATTCACCTATGGATTCAGTGAATGATAGTGCAACGGATTGCACTGGGTTTCCCCATTCGGACATCGCCGGCTGATAGGGCTTCATATCAGCTCACCGGCGCTTTTCGCAGATTAGCACGTCCTTCATCGCCTCTGACTGCCTAGGCATCCACCGTGTACGCTTAGTCGCTTAACCTCACAACCCGAAGGTGTCTTCGAATTGGAGTATGTTGAGAGACGCATCAATATCGTCAATGACCCTATTGATGGTTTCAAATTTTCAGCTTGTTCCAGATTGTTAAAGAGCAAATATTGCTAAACTGACTCGCAAGTCACGCTTAACAATATCGGTTGACGCCGGCTTTCACCCGGGGCCTGAGCAAAGTGGCGTCCCCTAGGGGATTCGAACCCCTGTTACCGCCGTGAAAGGGCGGTGTCCTAGGCCTCTAGACGAAGGGGACAGTCAGTCTCTTCGCAGACGCTTGCTCGTCTTACAGTCATCAGACAATCTGTGTGAACACTCACAAGTTACCATCATTTGGTTAAGGAGGTGATCCAACCGCAGGTTCCCCTACGGTTACCTTGTTACGACTTCACCCCAGTCATGAGTCACAAAGTGGTCAGCGCCCTCCCGCAGGTTAAGCTACCGACTTCTTTTGCCACCCACTCCCATGGTGTGACGGGCGGTGTGTACAAGGCCCGGGAACGTATTCACCGTAGCATGCTGATCTACGATTACTAGCGATTCCGACTTCATGGAGTCGAGTTGCAGACTCCAATCCGGACTACGACAGACTTTATGAGTTCCGCTTGCTCTCGCGAGGTCGCTTCTCTTTGTATCCGCCATTGTAGCACGTGTGTAGCCCTACTCGTCTGGGCCATGATGACTTGACGTCATCCCCACCTTCCTCCGGTTTATCACCGGCAGTCTCCCTTGAGTTCCCACCATAATGTGCTGGCAACAAAGGATAAGGGTTGCGCTCGTTGCGGGACTTAACCCAACATTTCACAACACGAGCTGACGACAGCCATGCAGCACCTGTCTCACGGTTCCCGAAGGCACTTCAGCATCTCTGCCAAATTCCGTGGATGTCAAGAGTAGGTAAGGTTCTTCGCGTTGCATCGAATTAAACCACATGCTCCACCGCTTGTGCGGGCCCCCGTCAATTCATTTGAGTTTTAATCTTGCGACCGTACTCCCCAGGCGGTCGATTTAACGCGTTAGCTCCGGAAGCCACACCTCAAGGGCACAACCTCCAAATCGACATCGTTTACGGCGTGGACTACCAGGGTATCTAATCCTGTTTGCTCCCCACGCTTTCGCACCTGAGCGTCAGTCTTCGTCCAGGGGGCCGCCTTCGCCACCGGTATTCCTCCACATCTCTACGCATTTCACCGCTACACGTGGAATTCTACCCCCCTCTACGAGACTCCAGCCAACCAGTCTTAGATGCCGTTCCCGGGTTAAGCCCGGGGATTTCACATCTAACTTAATTGGCCGCCTGCGTGCGCTTTACGCCCAGTAATTCCGATTAACGCTTGCACCCTCCGTATTACCGCGGCTGCTGGCACGGAGTTAGCCGGTGCTTCTTCTGCGGGTAACGTCAATCGTGAGCCCTGTTCAGACTCACGCCTTCCTCCCCGCTGAAAGTACTTTACAACCCGAAGGCCTTCTTCATACACGCGGCATGGCTGCATCAGGCTTGCGCCCATTGTGCAATATTCCCCACTGCTGCCTCCCGTAGGAGTCTGGGCCGTGTCTCAGTCCCAGTGTGGCTGGTCATCCTCTCAGACCAGCTAGGGATCGTCGCCTAGGTGAGCCCTTACCCCACCTACTAGCTAATCCCATCTGGGTTCATCCGATAGCGTGAGGCCCGAAGGTCCCCCACTTTGCTCCAAAGAGGTTATGCGGTATTAGCCACCATTTCCAGTGGTTATCCCCCTCTACCGGGCAGATCCCCAGACATTACTCACCCGTCCGCCGCTCGTCAGCAAAAATGCAAAAGCCCTTTCCTGTTACCGCCCGACTTGCATGTGTTAGGCCTGCCGCCAGCGTTCAATCTGAGCCATGATCAAACTCTTCAATTAAAAGTGTTTTGATGCTCAAAGAATTTCACTGTTCAGTATCGCAATGAATTAACTGTTTCAGTCACTCTTCAAGACTTGAATCTTTTTCGCCTTGCGGCGTTTGATCGTGTCCTGCGAGTGCCCACACAGATTGGTCTGATTAATTTGTTAAAGAGCGTTGGCAGAAGTAATCTCTCTTCTTGCCTGAGGTGGTGTATGTTACGCCTTCCTCTCAGCGTGTCAAGCCTTTATTTTCATGACTTTCAGCTCTTGTCACGCCGATTCATTTGTGTGTTCATCGTGACAACGGAGGCGCATTATAGGGACTTTTGCGATACTGACAACAATTATTTTTAAAAAAACAATTCAATCGACTATTTATCACTCAGAATAAGCTTTTTAGATATATTTTTGACCTAATAAATGAAAGAGAGGTGATTTTTTCACCTCTCTTTTATTTTTGTAAGATTTTTTATATTGCTTAACGGCATTACTATTCAATAATTGTCTATAAAAATAACCACCTATAGAATATCACAAAGTGAATTGAGTAAAAAACGTTATTGCCTTGCAATAATATGATCATTTTCCAAATCTAATGTGACCCAATTTACCTGGCATCAATTTCCCTGAAAGGATCTGCTGAGCCAGCGGATTTTCAATCTCTTGCTGGATAGCC is part of the Xenorhabdus cabanillasii genome and encodes:
- a CDS encoding tRNA/rRNA methyltransferase — its product is MNDSYSGKSGKVKVMYVRSEDKSDSRNNNDRRNSNNRQSGKGREQGGRRRDNERPQRSKDHSPWRTVSRPVGEESKPDHGGISGRSQIDPEQLRRQRLEETRIYGENACQAMFQNRPEAIVRAWFVQSVTPRFRDALKWMAANRKAYHVVDDEELSKASGTEHHGGVCFLIKKRNGLEAETYLQQAPAKDCVLALESVGNPHNLGAIMRSCAHFGIQGMILHDTAMLESGAAVRTAEGGAEHIKGIEVNDLTITLSQFRDAGYTIVTTSSHKGSTKLTEARLPEKMVLVLGQESDGLSDSVWEDGDIRLSIGGTGQVESLNVSVATGIMLAEWWRQNKV
- a CDS encoding tRNA-uridine aminocarboxypropyltransferase, producing the protein MRNNNAVYQLRQHRLARSTRPFQARGCRVQRCTYCLLPQKRCLCEKISPVKAASRFCLIMFDTEPMKPSNTGKLIADVLPDTDAFLWSRTEPDQRMLEILRDPTRQPYLIFPESYATPPRTVYQQLPDNQKAPLFIILDGTWPEARKMFRKSPYLDDIPLLSINSIAKMDYLLRMPSRKEQHCTAEVAAAALELANDFEASQQLLTHFNQFREQYLAGKSNHPAE
- a CDS encoding bifunctional acetate--CoA ligase family protein/GNAT family N-acetyltransferase; this encodes MSQRGLEALLHPKSIAVIGASEKPEKASSTLMRNLLTGNFKGPILPVTPNKSAVLGVLAYPSIDKLPLTPDLAVICTHHSRNLPLLEQLTRLGCKTVIILSSPVSQFAELKQYSQKYHIRILGPNSLGILAPWIGLNASFSPIPILKGKLAFISQSAAISNTILDWANHRNIGFSYFIALGDSVDIDIDDLLDFLARDGKTSAILLHLEHINDARRFLSASRSASRNKPILVVKSSRTRKAQQLLGEQQNFDVAYDAAIQRAGLLRVQDTHEMFSAVETLSFMRPLRGERLLIVSNGAAPAAMALDELLRRTGKLAVLEDETIVKLSGVLPEAQTLRNPLDLGDSSSTEQYIAALKLLLDSRSYDALLLIHSPCAISHSMQTAVNVIKAVKEHPRGKWLTIFTNWCGEYSSLEARRLFSEAGIPTYRTPEGAVTAFMHMVEYQRNQKQLKETPALPIGITSDTAHAHDCIQQALNSGNTQLDTHEVQSILEAYGLNTLPTWIAHSSDDAVNIAEKIGYPVALKLRSPDIPHKSEVQGVMLYLRNAGEVKTATQAIIERVKQNFPQARIYGLLVQNMANRAGAQELRVAIEQDEIFGPLIMLGEGGIDWVNETQAAVALPPLNMALARYLVIQAIKGGKIKSGGSLQPLDIPALSQLLVRVSNLLIDCPQITRMHIHPLLASGSEFTLLDVTMELTPITDDHRNRLAIRPYPNELEETIYIRDDFACLLRPILPEDEPLLKEFIEQVTKEDLYYRYFSEISEFTHDDLANMTQIDYDREMAFVAIRHPTTKPEIIGVARAMADPDNIEAEFAVLVRSDLKGITLGYQLMTKLIHYTKEHGIQVLTAITMPENRNMIRLAKKLGFAIDIQLEEGIVNLVLKL
- the pssA gene encoding CDP-diacylglycerol--serine O-phosphatidyltransferase, whose translation is MLSKFKQAKHQQHLAQLPKLPQSVADIETLYQSKEFRSTLLERIEGAKKHIYIVALYLEHDDAGQDILTALYEAKQKRPELDIKILVDWHRAQRGRIGAGATVTNADWYCSMAEKYPDIHIPTLGIPVNTREALGVLHLKGFIFDDTVIYSGASINNVYLHRHEKYRYDRYHLLHNAKLAAIMKQFIDDNIISADAVNNLASRARPRSLEIKNFIRQFRTSLRSATYHVENQASNDELAITPLVGLGKKNSLNKTICHLIASTEKKVVICTPYFNLPAVLVRSIARLLRQGKQVEIIIGDKTANDFYIPPEEPFKIIGALPYLYEINLRRFTNRLQRFIDSQQLTIRLWKDEDNTYHLKGVWVDNKWQLITGNNLNPRAWGLDLENAILIHDPHQKMHTQRSLELNCIRSHTKIINNYQELDSIQLYPVKVRKLIRRLRRIRVDRLISRIL
- a CDS encoding YfiM family lipoprotein, which translates into the protein MKKSITNKIKHVLITFSLLSTTACSNMHQANDTWTGRDKAQHFLFSAVIAAAGNAYGDHQNWKHRESVQFGLLLSISLGAAKEFYDSRPAGTGWSWQDFVYDIAGAITGYSLYQSLK